Proteins found in one Bacillus subtilis subsp. subtilis str. 168 genomic segment:
- the yvqK gene encoding putative ATP:cob(I)alamin adenosyltransferase (Evidence 3: Putative function from multiple computational evidences; PubMedId: 12869542, 14704351, 17588214, 19933577, 21514283; Product type e: enzyme) has product MKLYTKTGDKGQTGLVGGRTDKDSLRVESYGTIDELNSFIGLALAELSGQPGFEDLTAELLTIQHELFDCGGDLAIVTERKDYKLTEESVSFLETRIDAYTAEAPELKKFILPGGSKCASLLHIARTITRRAERRVVALMKSEEIHETVLRYLNRLSDYFFAAARVVNARSGIGDVEYERSAIVFRDRNSSES; this is encoded by the coding sequence ATGAAACTATATACAAAAACAGGCGATAAGGGACAAACGGGCTTAGTCGGGGGCAGAACGGACAAGGACAGCCTACGCGTCGAAAGCTACGGCACGATTGACGAGCTTAACAGCTTTATCGGGCTTGCTTTGGCAGAGCTTTCCGGGCAGCCCGGCTTTGAAGATCTGACAGCCGAGCTGCTGACCATCCAGCATGAGCTGTTTGACTGCGGAGGCGATCTGGCAATCGTCACAGAAAGAAAAGACTATAAACTAACGGAAGAATCTGTTTCCTTTTTAGAAACGCGCATTGATGCCTATACAGCAGAAGCGCCGGAACTGAAGAAATTTATTCTTCCAGGCGGATCAAAGTGTGCTTCGCTTCTCCATATCGCACGCACCATTACAAGGCGGGCAGAACGAAGAGTGGTGGCGCTGATGAAATCGGAGGAGATTCATGAAACAGTGCTGCGTTATCTCAATCGTCTGTCCGATTATTTCTTTGCCGCCGCCCGGGTTGTGAATGCAAGAAGCGGTATTGGCGATGTAGAATATGAAAGAAGTGCCATTGTGTTTCGGGACCGAAACAGCAGCGAATCATAA
- the yvrA gene encoding putative vitamin B12 transport system, ATPase component (Evidence 3: Putative function from multiple computational evidences; PubMedId: 14704351; Product type t: transporter), translating into MKAEGLSGGYGDSRLINNVSLTVEKGEFLGILGPNGSGKTTLLHLLTGTLPAKKGRVYLAGKLLADYKPKELAQIMAVLPQKMDQAFTFTVEETVAFGRYPFQTGLFRQQTEKGEAIVQEAMEQTGVADFAQKPIRELSGGEQQRVYLAQALAQQPRILFLDEPTNFLDLAYQKDLLDLIKRLTRESGLAAVSVFHDLNTASLYCDGLMFMKNGTAGPKQKPEYAVTEQSIKAVYDTDVTALVHQSSPKPMIVIQPEKDSVKRQSIPFEALLQAGRDDILLQTEIPLRTLSSTPIGAGFSWSRTLIHKRLPDQPDPIEGLTACLSESGFQLQETCAMASSERLDRFVYRTYEDGELSVFICVQTGFSIWILINGYAADQFFIKALMAAEAERTKVLGDGGGTGDILIAATQTQQSENIEQRLNQLIKKGTAECIKEAAELFE; encoded by the coding sequence ATGAAGGCAGAAGGGCTGTCGGGAGGATACGGCGACAGCCGCCTAATCAACAATGTCAGCTTAACAGTGGAGAAGGGAGAATTTCTTGGAATTCTCGGCCCTAATGGAAGCGGAAAAACCACGCTTTTGCACTTGCTGACAGGTACGCTGCCGGCCAAGAAAGGCAGGGTTTATCTGGCCGGAAAACTGCTGGCGGACTATAAACCGAAGGAACTGGCGCAAATCATGGCTGTCCTGCCGCAAAAAATGGATCAAGCCTTCACCTTTACTGTCGAAGAAACTGTAGCCTTTGGCAGATATCCATTCCAAACGGGGCTGTTCAGACAGCAGACTGAAAAGGGTGAAGCCATTGTACAGGAAGCAATGGAGCAAACAGGAGTGGCCGATTTTGCGCAAAAGCCGATTCGCGAACTAAGCGGAGGGGAACAGCAGCGGGTGTATTTGGCACAAGCTTTGGCGCAGCAGCCGCGTATTTTATTTTTGGACGAGCCGACTAATTTTCTCGATCTGGCTTATCAAAAAGACCTGCTTGATCTGATCAAACGCCTGACGAGAGAAAGCGGATTGGCAGCTGTCAGCGTTTTTCATGATCTGAACACCGCAAGCCTGTACTGTGATGGGCTCATGTTTATGAAAAACGGTACCGCCGGGCCTAAGCAAAAACCGGAATATGCTGTTACAGAACAAAGCATAAAGGCGGTGTACGATACAGATGTCACCGCCTTGGTTCATCAAAGCTCACCTAAACCGATGATTGTGATTCAGCCTGAAAAAGATAGCGTGAAGCGGCAGTCTATCCCATTTGAAGCATTGCTCCAAGCGGGGCGTGATGACATTCTTCTGCAAACGGAAATCCCGCTTCGAACATTGTCCTCCACGCCTATCGGTGCAGGGTTTTCGTGGAGCAGGACGCTGATCCATAAACGGCTGCCAGATCAGCCAGATCCGATAGAAGGACTTACGGCCTGTCTTTCAGAAAGCGGTTTTCAACTGCAGGAGACGTGTGCGATGGCTTCTTCAGAAAGACTTGACCGTTTCGTGTATCGAACATATGAAGACGGAGAGTTATCCGTTTTCATATGCGTTCAGACCGGCTTTTCGATTTGGATTTTGATTAACGGCTATGCGGCAGATCAATTCTTCATCAAAGCTCTTATGGCTGCCGAAGCAGAACGGACGAAAGTGCTGGGAGACGGAGGAGGCACAGGTGATATTCTCATCGCCGCGACTCAAACTCAGCAATCAGAAAACATAGAACAGCGGCTGAACCAATTGATAAAGAAAGGGACAGCTGAATGTATAAAAGAGGCTGCTGAGTTGTTTGAATAA
- the yvrB gene encoding putative vitamin B12 permease (Evidence 3: Putative function from multiple computational evidences; PubMedId: 14704351, 15849754, 16850406, 25917914; Product type t: transporter), protein MRKAFTRIRLRNNRYAAYIIGFSFLAVSIILGISCGSLHIPIPAVFRVFWHQGFGGSIGSDDPMYTNIMMNIRLPRVVLAALVGAALSIAGAAFQGLLKNPLADPYTLGVSSGASVGAVVTLFLGLHLPVIGGFTLPVLSVAAALATMAAVLFFSRLVHASMSVSTLILTGVITNSFLGAFISLIIALTGDNLLPIVHWLLGSVSMRGWSYVILFLPFFLLGTILLIINGRELNVMTYGEDKAKLLGVSVQQRKMMILIAGSLLTGSAVAVSGTIGFVGLVIPHITRLLWGTDHRHLLPLSALLGAGFLVLADLLSRTIIEPIELPIGIITSLAGAPVFALILIRQHRGGRSL, encoded by the coding sequence TTGCGGAAAGCATTTACCCGGATACGTTTAAGGAATAATCGTTATGCCGCATATATCATTGGTTTCTCATTTTTAGCCGTGAGCATCATCTTAGGAATTTCTTGCGGCAGCCTGCATATTCCTATTCCCGCTGTTTTTCGTGTCTTTTGGCATCAAGGTTTCGGCGGCTCTATCGGTTCTGATGATCCGATGTACACTAATATTATGATGAATATCAGACTGCCGAGAGTTGTGCTGGCCGCCCTTGTGGGGGCGGCTCTTTCTATTGCAGGGGCCGCTTTTCAAGGATTGTTGAAAAATCCGCTTGCTGATCCCTATACGCTAGGTGTGTCATCCGGTGCTTCAGTCGGAGCTGTTGTGACTCTGTTCTTAGGTTTGCACCTTCCTGTCATCGGAGGGTTTACACTCCCGGTTTTGAGTGTAGCCGCGGCACTGGCCACGATGGCGGCGGTCCTTTTCTTCAGCCGCCTCGTTCATGCTTCGATGTCTGTTTCCACCCTCATTTTGACCGGTGTCATCACCAACTCTTTTTTAGGCGCATTTATTTCTCTTATCATCGCCTTGACAGGAGACAACCTGCTTCCGATTGTGCATTGGCTGCTTGGCAGCGTCTCAATGAGGGGCTGGAGCTATGTTATTTTGTTTCTCCCGTTTTTTCTTTTGGGAACCATTTTATTGATTATAAACGGAAGGGAACTGAACGTGATGACATATGGAGAAGATAAAGCAAAGCTTCTTGGAGTCAGCGTTCAGCAGAGGAAGATGATGATTTTAATAGCCGGATCTCTTTTGACGGGAAGCGCTGTGGCAGTATCGGGTACGATTGGCTTTGTCGGCCTTGTGATTCCGCATATCACAAGGCTTTTGTGGGGAACGGACCATCGGCATTTACTGCCGTTGTCCGCCTTGCTTGGGGCAGGGTTTCTTGTTTTAGCCGATCTGCTTTCCAGAACCATCATTGAGCCGATTGAACTGCCGATCGGGATCATTACGTCCTTGGCGGGAGCGCCTGTGTTCGCTCTTATTTTAATTCGGCAGCATCGCGGGGGGAGAAGCTTATGA
- the yvrC gene encoding putative lipoprotein binding vitamin B12 (Evidence 3: Putative function from multiple computational evidences; PubMedId: 14704351, 25917914; Product type t: transporter) — MKKRAGIWAALLLAAVMLAGCGNPADQKDSKAKQKTEVFPVTIDDASNQDVTIKKEPKKIVSLMPSNTEITYALGLGDKVVGVTTNDTYPKEVKKVEKVGDMNVNVEKVISLKPDLVLAHESSMSASADAIKQLKDAGITVLTVNDAQSFSEVYKSIEMIGEAGGAEKKADQLVKSMKSDLKDIQEKAKTISKDEEKSVFIEVSPDPDIYTTGKDTFMNEMLNVIHAKNAAADQTGWVQMTDEAIVKLNPDAIVTTDGVKAKAVEKRDGWSEINAVKHHRVYDVDPDLVTRSGPRLIEGVEELAESIYPDTFKE, encoded by the coding sequence ATGAAAAAACGAGCCGGGATATGGGCTGCGCTTCTGTTGGCTGCTGTTATGCTGGCAGGCTGCGGCAATCCTGCGGATCAGAAGGATTCAAAGGCAAAACAAAAAACAGAAGTGTTCCCTGTCACCATTGATGATGCGTCAAACCAAGATGTAACCATCAAAAAAGAGCCAAAAAAGATTGTTTCATTAATGCCGAGCAACACAGAAATTACATACGCACTCGGCCTTGGTGACAAAGTGGTCGGTGTCACCACAAACGATACCTATCCAAAGGAAGTCAAAAAGGTTGAGAAAGTCGGAGATATGAATGTAAACGTTGAAAAAGTCATTTCTCTAAAACCAGATCTCGTTCTGGCCCATGAGTCTTCCATGTCAGCATCAGCGGATGCCATCAAACAGCTGAAGGACGCGGGCATTACAGTGCTGACTGTCAATGATGCACAATCATTCTCCGAGGTGTACAAATCAATCGAAATGATCGGAGAAGCTGGCGGGGCGGAGAAAAAAGCCGATCAGCTCGTGAAAAGCATGAAATCAGATCTAAAGGATATTCAAGAAAAAGCGAAAACCATTTCAAAAGACGAGGAGAAAAGCGTATTTATCGAGGTTTCTCCTGATCCTGACATTTATACAACCGGAAAAGATACGTTTATGAATGAAATGCTAAATGTCATCCATGCTAAAAACGCAGCTGCGGATCAGACAGGATGGGTGCAAATGACAGACGAGGCGATCGTAAAACTCAATCCTGATGCAATTGTTACAACGGACGGTGTGAAAGCGAAAGCTGTGGAAAAACGCGATGGCTGGAGCGAAATCAATGCTGTGAAACATCATCGTGTATATGATGTGGACCCTGATCTTGTGACACGTTCCGGTCCCCGTCTGATCGAAGGGGTCGAAGAACTTGCGGAAAGCATTTACCCGGATACGTTTAAGGAATAA
- the yvrD gene encoding putative oxidoreductase (Evidence 3: Putative function from multiple computational evidences; PubMedId: 9922248; Product type e: enzyme) codes for MDLQLKEKLVLITGSTSGIGKAAAKSFLQEGAAVIVNGRKQETVDRTIEELSGYGTVHGAAADLSKTDEAAAFIEKVNEIGDIDILVNNLGFFEVKDFADVTDEEWNQYFEVNVMSAVRTSRHFLPKMLAKNSGRILNIASEAGVKPLPTMIPYSMTKTALISLSRGMAEMTKGTNVTVNSVLPGPTWTEGVASYMEGAAQAAGQDTDTFIKDYFKVNEPTSLIQRYATAEEVANTIVFLASDAASAINGTAQRVEGGIIRSL; via the coding sequence ATGGATTTACAGCTAAAAGAAAAACTCGTCTTAATCACCGGCTCGACGTCCGGTATCGGGAAAGCCGCCGCAAAAAGCTTTCTGCAAGAGGGTGCGGCAGTCATTGTCAACGGACGCAAACAGGAGACTGTCGATCGCACCATTGAAGAGCTTTCTGGCTATGGAACAGTGCACGGTGCTGCTGCCGATTTGTCAAAAACAGATGAAGCAGCGGCTTTTATCGAAAAAGTAAATGAAATCGGTGATATCGATATCCTTGTCAACAACCTTGGTTTCTTCGAGGTAAAAGACTTCGCCGATGTGACAGATGAAGAGTGGAATCAATATTTCGAAGTGAACGTGATGAGCGCCGTTCGGACAAGCCGTCACTTCCTTCCAAAAATGCTTGCCAAAAACAGCGGCCGCATTTTAAATATTGCAAGTGAAGCAGGCGTCAAACCGCTGCCAACGATGATTCCATACTCAATGACAAAAACGGCACTGATCAGCCTTTCAAGAGGAATGGCTGAAATGACAAAAGGCACAAATGTGACGGTCAACTCAGTGCTCCCGGGACCTACTTGGACAGAGGGCGTGGCCTCCTATATGGAAGGCGCCGCACAAGCAGCCGGACAGGATACAGATACATTTATCAAAGACTATTTCAAGGTCAATGAGCCAACCTCACTTATTCAGCGATACGCGACAGCAGAAGAAGTCGCCAACACAATCGTATTCCTCGCGTCTGACGCCGCATCCGCCATTAACGGCACGGCACAGCGTGTGGAAGGCGGCATTATCCGTTCTCTGTAG
- the yvrE gene encoding putative sugar lactone lactonase (Evidence 3: Putative function from multiple computational evidences; Product type e: enzyme): MDAVLEADTRAVIGEGPLWDEENGRLYWVDILGSELHIFDPEEKINRSIKFKSFVTALAKYSKDELIMTMKDGFYLYHLRDDSLEKIKQPKDMHESLRFNDAKCDPYGRLWAGTTSMEGEQKQASLYRLNLDGSLVKIKDQVSTSNGLDWDRERNLMYYIDTPTQEIVRYSYDPQSGDVSNPEPVYRFDQSDGLPDGMTIDQNGMLWVALFGGSRVVHIDPFQKKEINSISVPAKYVTCCAFGGRDLKTLYITTATEQMTEKERYEQPHAGGLFSAQLETGGYQPVPFAGDV; encoded by the coding sequence ATGGATGCAGTATTGGAAGCAGACACTCGGGCAGTGATTGGTGAAGGCCCGTTATGGGATGAAGAGAACGGCCGCTTATATTGGGTTGATATCCTGGGGAGCGAGCTCCACATCTTTGACCCTGAAGAAAAAATCAACCGATCAATCAAATTCAAATCCTTTGTGACGGCGCTTGCGAAATATTCAAAGGATGAACTGATTATGACGATGAAGGACGGGTTTTACCTGTATCATCTTCGGGATGACAGCTTGGAAAAAATTAAACAGCCGAAGGACATGCATGAGAGCCTGAGATTTAATGATGCTAAATGTGACCCGTACGGAAGGCTTTGGGCGGGGACGACGAGCATGGAAGGCGAGCAAAAACAGGCGTCGCTGTACCGTTTGAATCTAGACGGCAGTCTTGTCAAAATCAAGGATCAAGTCTCCACCTCAAACGGTTTGGATTGGGACCGCGAGCGGAATTTGATGTATTACATCGACACGCCGACCCAGGAGATTGTACGTTACAGCTATGATCCTCAAAGCGGAGATGTTTCGAATCCAGAACCTGTCTATCGTTTTGATCAGTCAGACGGATTGCCGGACGGCATGACAATTGACCAAAATGGCATGCTGTGGGTGGCGCTGTTTGGCGGCAGCCGCGTTGTTCACATTGACCCGTTTCAGAAAAAAGAAATCAATTCAATCAGCGTGCCGGCTAAATATGTCACGTGCTGCGCGTTCGGCGGCAGAGACTTAAAAACCCTTTACATTACAACGGCAACAGAACAAATGACAGAAAAAGAGAGATACGAGCAGCCTCACGCTGGAGGGTTGTTTTCAGCACAACTGGAAACAGGCGGATATCAGCCGGTACCATTTGCTGGAGACGTATAA